Proteins from a genomic interval of Quercus robur chromosome 9, dhQueRobu3.1, whole genome shotgun sequence:
- the LOC126699740 gene encoding serine/threonine-protein phosphatase 7 long form homolog — MWCSFEGDEFGYLIADNTHASDSSEICVKSCLLMAAANAGEINHAQPGPIDTSVLTLQPNHRSEAIWNGQDPGSLKCRARSEEFSNREPMVDDRVIDIIKALGLEGLLRTPGREIDHGLITALVERWRPETHTFHMPHGEVTITLQDVEVLLGLPVDGDAITGSTQKIWETVCDEYLGFRPANEDHLECTGQRILIKRLLEQVANPLPPNAEDDEVHRYARCYILALLGDTIFMDKSGDRVHLMWVQQLEDLRNPRRYSWGSACLAWLYRQLCRASDKRASQIGGCLLLVQYWAWARFPFLCPAVERGPPVGAYGPPVRGPLSLKWVWVPNKKNRPAQVFRDRYREQIALMLPNQVVWQPYEDEYENLPPWCVAGRAVWTAMVPLVCFHLVEKHTPDRVVRQFGMIQEIPRHVNTDPVLHAIDLRGKMGVDWMRRHAMHLTEWGHRLQHRCEAVLGDMPLQHQYFDWFTRITRRFIDIPGARFIVMIEGYVRMMRRHPVGTEAHNDIINVLEAVHEIGRVRPREPEGPNEPAATPAAAPTQRPSTTESPSTSTAPTGRCSRPPVATPQVLPTLDPSPSTAHPSLSPTIPSPTPHPSVSPTIPSPTSHPSPTPTIPLATPHESPSPTIPPPTPHESPSPTIPPPTPRSFPELSPIPSFDLGLDQTPPDLQPLPPSHSTSTGPSSAVDPPHVQPEQPVGLAAAAEGRPKRISKAPLCGTGGHKHGHNAGPEASDEGHARPPPYYTRKRKVQKRLPTIQQCCSAAAKVSCSFSIK; from the exons ATGTGGTGTAGCTTTGAAGGGGATGAATTTGGGTATTTGATTGCAGATAACACACATGCATCAGATTCATCTGAGATATGTGTTAAATCTTGTCTCCT TATGGCTGCTGCAAATGCTGGAGAGATTAACCATGCGCAGCCTGGCCCCATTGACACGTCAGTGTTGACGTTGCAGCCCAACCATCGATCAGAAGCCATTTGGAATGGGCAG GATCCAGGGTCCCTTAAATGTCGTGCCCGTAGTGAAGAGTTCTCGAATCGAGAGCCAATGGTGGATGATCGAGTGATTGACATCATTAAGGCACTTGGTTTGGAGGGACTTCTCAGGACTCCGGGTAGAGAGATTGATCATGGCCTGATAACGGCCTTAGTGGAGCGATGGCGGCCCGAGACTCACACATTCCACATGCCGCATGGTGAGGTCACCATCACATTGCAGGATGTGGAGGTTCTTCTTGGACTTCCTGTTGATGGTGACGCTATAACAGGGAGCACACAAAAAATATGGGAGACTGTGTGCGATGAGTACCTTGGCTTTCGACCTGCCAATGAAGACCATCTGGAATGTACTGGCCAGAGGATTCTCATCAAACGGCTTTTGGAGCAAGTTGCCAATCCACTGCCGCCTAATGCTGAAGACGATGAAGTGCATAGGTACGCACGATGCTACATCCTAGCACTATTGGGGGACACAATCTTCATGGACAAATCCGGTGATAGGGTGCATCTAATGTGGGTGCAGCAGTTGGAAGACCTTCGCAACCCACGAAGGTATAGTTGGGGAAGTGCTTGCCTTGCATGGCTGTACCGACAGTTATGCAGGGCAAGCGATAAGAGAGCCAGTCAGATTGGTGGGTGTTTACTGTTGGTCCAGTATTGGGCGTGGGCCAGATTCCCCTTTTTGTGCCCGGCAGTTGAGCGTGGCCCACCAGTGGGTGCTTATGGTCCTCCAGTGCGTGGTCCACTGTCCCTTAA GTGGGTGTGGgtcccaaacaagaaaaataggcCCGCCCAGGTCTTTAGGGACAGGTATCGGGAGCAAATAGCGTTAATGTTGCCAAACCAG GTGGTGTGGCAGCCGTATGAAGATGAATACGAGAACCTTCCGCCGTGGTGCGTTGCAGGGAGGGCAGTGTGGACGGCAATGGTGCCGCTTGTATGTTTCCATCTAGTAGAGAAACATACACCGGATCGTGTCGTTCGGCAATTTGGGATGATCCAAGAAATTCCCCGCCATGTTAACACGGACCCGGTGCTTCATGCCATTGATTTGAGGGGGAAGATGGGTGTTGATTGGATGCGGAGACATGCTATGCATCTCACGGAGTGGGGTCATCGCCTTCAACATCGTTGTGAAGCAGTGCTTGGTGATATGCCTCTACAGCACCAGTACTTCGATTGGTTCACAAGGATAACTCGAAGGTTTATCGATATCCCCGGTGCTAGATTCATTGTAATG ATTGAAGGATATGTCCGTATGATGCGTCGTCACCCAGTGGGTACGGAGGCCCACAATGACATTATTAATGTGCTGGAGGCAGTGCATGAGATTGGCCGTGTACGACCTCGGGAACCTGAGGGCCCGAACGAACCGGCAGCTACTCCTGCGGCAGCGCCTACTCAGAGGCCAAGCACTACTGAGAGCCCAAGCACGAGCACAGCTCCTACCGGACGTTGCTCTCGTCCGCCTGTTGCTACCCCTCAGGTTCTCCCTACCCTCGATCCCTCTCCATCCACCGCACATCCATCCCTTagccccaccatcccttcacccaCCCCACATCCATCCGTTagccccaccatcccttcacccaCCTCACATCCATCCCCTACCCCCACCATCCCTTTAGCCACTCCACATGAGTCCCCTAGTCCCACCATCCCTCCACCCACCCCACATGAGTCCCCTAGTCCCACCATCCCTCCACCCACCCCACGGTCATTTCCTGAGCTATCACCTATTCCATCATTTGACCTGGGTCTTGATCAAACCCCTCCTGACTTGCAACCCCTCCCACCTTCCCACAGTACGTCCACTGGCCCTTCTTCAGCCGTTGACCCACCCCATGTTCAGCCTGAGCAGCCTGTTGGGTTAGCTGCAGCGGCAGAAGGTCGGCCAAAACGCATATCTAAGGCACCTCTATGTGGGACAGGGGGGCACAAACATGGACACAATGCTGGGCCGGAGGCATCTGACGAAGGACATGCAAGACCTCCTCCTTATTATACGAGAAAGCGTAAGGTTCAAAAAAG GTTACCAACAATTCAACAGTGTTGTAGTGCAGCAGCGAAAGTGAGTTGTAGTTTCTCAATCAAGTGA